The DNA segment atgttgtgggggtgctttgctgcaggagggactggtgcacttcacaaaatagatggcatcataaggtaggaaaagtatgtggatatattgaagcaacatctcaagacatcagtcaggaagttaaagcttggtcacaaagccctgacctcaatcctatagaaaatgtgtgggcagaactgaaaaagtgtgtgcgcaaggaggcctacaaacctgactcagttacaccagctctgtcaggaggaatagaccaaaattcacccaacctattgtgggcaGCTTGCGGAAGGGTACCCGAAACATTTggtccaagttaaacaatttaaaggcaatgctaccaaatactaattgagtgtatgtaaacttctgacccactgggaatgtgatgaaagaaataaaactctgaaataaataattctctctactattattctgacatttcacattcttaaaataaagtggtgatcctaactgacctaagacagggaatttttactcagattaaatgtcaggaattgtgagaaaaaaaactcagtttaaatgtatttggctaaggtgtatgtaaacttccgacctgaACTGTAGTCCGTGACAGACAGTCTGTGTGGTGGCAGTGTTCTAAGACAGGGTTCCCGAATGTCACTGTGACAGGGAGCCTGACAAACAAGACGTTGACTTAAGGCACAACCACTACATATGGGCCCCTGTTACAATACTCCAGAAATGCATCCTTCCTACCTTCCTTGAAGTAGTCACAGATCTCAATTGATTGGATAGGTGGAAGTGAAAGGGTCATAACCTTGTTTTCACCTATCCATCCACTTACAGATCTGTGCTTACCTGAAGAAAATGAGTAAAGACATTCCTAAAGTATACGAACAGGACCATGATATCCTCCAAAGTGGAGAAAGAAGAATGTGAACTATAAAGCCAATCGATACATCATGCACGACGACGACCGACATCCACGTGAAACAAGACAGATTAATTAGTGTAGTAGTACCATTCACTAAAATGAATTCAGTAAGACAATTATGGATTTTTCTTTTACATTACAAGTGTTATTTAACATACTTTTTCTCTCCTTCATTTTCCTCCATAAGAAAATACCATTTTACAAAGATAATACAACAGCCAGGTATTAGTGTGTGATAATGTCATACAGTAAGATGGTAAACCCTACGGGGGGAAGGGGGGGCATTTGTGTCAGCCGAGCACTGAAACAACAGTTTCAACTAATTCATGTCTTAATGATGCTAGTGCTGAgatggaacaaaagcctgcacaccttGTAGCTCTCTCCACAACCAGGGTTGGTGACCATCGCTCAACTGTAGGGGTGGAATGGGGTGATAGTTAGTGGGGCAATACTTGTGGCTTCCTCAGGGAGTGACACCAtggcactgagagagagaggttgggactCTAAAACTAGCCaacactatctgatgtgtgggcTCTTAACCCAGAGTATGATAAAAGCGGTGAAGCCTAAACCGCCAACCTCTTGGCCTTAGTGACAACACTTAACGACACCCATCGCAAGCTGGGGAACTTGACCTGTATGGACAGGCCAGCAGAGAAAGAATACTTTCATGATCTTTCAGGTTAACCATAGTACTATTTATATGCCTGTGCCAATCTGAGGTAGACGAAACAAAACCAATGTAATGCAGAGATGGATACTAACACATGAGACTACTTGATCAAAGTGACCTGGTACAAAGCCATGTGTTTGAGAATTACTTTCTGGGTGGTCATTTGTAGCTGAGTTGGTAGAGCATGTCGCTTGTaacaccagggtagtgggttcgattcccaggaccacccatataCGTAAAATATGTGCACAAATCATTAAGTTGCTTTggaaaagcgtctgctaaatggcatatatattCTCTGGAACCCAGAGTAGAGGAAGGACTGTTATAGAGAGAGTAAAGGATGTTCAGTCTGCCAAAAGACAGCTTGCCGGACACAGGCAGATTGCTAGCCAGACAGCAAACCAGAACCCAGACAGCTAACCACTCCACACAAACTCTTAATACAATCATTTACTGTGGATTGACCAGACAATGCAGGAGCAGTTCAAATCAGTATTAAGAGCTTGTCAGCAAGAAAATAAAAATACTTGAACGAGGATGACATTTTTTACAGTGTTATCAGTTCTATTTGACTGGTGGTAAAGAGTTTGCAGTTAGCGTAAATCAACATTGACACGTCCAAGTGTCGTAGAGTGAAGGTTTTAACAGCCACCATGCATACTATAGAGCAGCGGTTCCCAACTTTCTCCGTTTCGGGGACCACCAAAAGCTCGAGGCCCACCATTCGCGAGTCAgcaaattacacaatgtacatgagacaacgtaaaaaaatatatatatatatttccaaatTTCAATTAATTGAAAACCTAAAACCAACTTAAAATTGTAGAAATTCATAAACAAAAATATTGAAAGCTTTTAATGAGACAACTAAAAgatgtgcaacatgaaaatattgtcccatttacattgtgtaatttattgacggtCCATAACTAGCCCCACAGATgggctatccaaagtcaaaccaactTTTCCATGGTCGCACAGCGGccggctgaagctaattggcgaagaagttggctagcttgctagctagtctAGGCCATAAGACCTGGTTAGACTGTTTCAAGTCATCTAGAAGGGTGAGTGACTATAACTGTGTACTGTTTAGGCATAGTGAAAGTACAAAGGCTTCCCACGTTCGaacacacacacgagacacaTCAAAGCACACCTCCAAGACACAAATCTTATTCTCAGTTGCATTTCCTTATGAGGAGAACTGAAACCGAGGCTAAATCAGGAAGTTCAGCCCCCCTTTAAATAGTCCCAACTATTATTATAGAAagaaatatataataaaaattaaataacacAGTACCCTGGTGGTCCATGGACCAAAGGTTGAAAACCACTGTAGAGGTgctgtacagacagacaacactgccacactacacacacacacatcaatcctaaaacaccacacacacacacaaaagatcCACGCAGACAGTTATTGCTTCAAAGCAGAGCATACACAGCTCCTGCAGTAAGTAGTCATGATGTTGAATGGGATACAGGTGACAGAAAACACCACACGCAACCACGTGGATCACATCTGCAATCAATGACAAAAATCACCACCACAAGTAGTTGTTTACATTTGTTGTTTGCAAGAGATCAACGACGGTGCAAAACAAAGTCTTCATTACGTTTAGTAGGAAAATGAGCAGCATTGCAAAAAAAATATCTGATGTACATTATAAATGCCAGCCATGTTCAAGCATGTCTGAATTTATGATAAAAATGTAGCACCTTAAAAGTAAAAAACTCAAAGCTTTCAGCTAGATTTAAAAAGTAATTGAGAAAAAATGAAGGTAAAGAAAAATCCAAGCTTTCCATTTTACCTAATATCCTACCATCTCAGGACATTTGGACTACTCCAGATGGACATTCTTTGGTCATTAACAAAATACTTATCCTAAAACAAACAGAACCACTGCTTTCAACCCTTTAACATAACTCTATATCCTTTTGTTATAACAACTTAACCCGTTCGGTACTTAACCCCTTTCTTCCACCTGCCTTCACAACACTTCTAGACCCAACGTATACTTAGTCAACCGCCTCGTCTTCCTAAACGTTAAAAGATGCTAACGATGCCAAACCAAGATGGCCACCATCCAAGCTAGACATGTAGAGTAAAGATGGATAGTGCTGTTGAGCTTATTCCGTTACCACTCTCTGACCAACCAGCCGGCCTCATAAGTGGCAAAGGCAATATACAGATTTGGCCCATCCCATCCCATAGCTCTAGCATGTCTGCTGTGCTTCTTCCATCATATTCCCATCTAGTGTGACACCGATACCCCAGCTAACCCCCTTACTAAGACCACTGGCCCTGGCCCATTCAGTGACTGTGGCCTCTTCTTCTGCACTCCCATCCAATCACCAGGTACCTTCTCTCCAAAGCACAGTAGGTCTGATTGGTTCCAATGGTCCATGAAGTCAGAGAGACAGGTGTTGATTTCTGAGTCAGTTTGTAAGAATGGTCACGTAGGAAACGATGAGACATGCCGTCACTGGAGGGGCCAGGAggccgagagagagaggtgtcaaCCCTGGAGATCTTCGAAGCACGTCTCACACACCCGCACAGGCTTCTTGGAGGAGGGTGTGAGAGCGTTCTTGGCAGAGCACTCTGCACAGAAGATGTTGCCACAGTGTCTGCAGTGGTGCTGTGGGGGGGTATGGGAGATAGTAGAGAGACAGAGTCAGTTAGGAAGATGGGCAGGACAGCCTGACTGTCCTGATGATATaacactttttacaactcctttgcGGCACCTCCTTCACCATGGTCGTGTTCATTAGGAACCAAACAGAAGAAGATGGACTGAAACTACCTGAACTTGAAAAATAACACacattttccattgcaaaacatttGAAAAGGTTTTCTGAGCATGTACACGACCCAGATGAACAGACCGACATGCAACAACTCACTTTCCTGATGGCGAGAGAGAAGCCCTTCCCACAGGCCATGCAGTTCTGTACCTCGTGGTCCTCCGCCCACTTCCTGGTAAGAGACTGTGACTGCTTTATCTACagatggggacagggagagagaggggttaaacCATATACATTCACACTGGAAAACCAGCTCCACTGCACGTCTGCACCTATACAAACAGGCatgtacacactaacacacacagctctaTTGACTTTAAGTGCCCATTAAACAAGTCCTAAAGAGTTCTAACCAGCAGAGCTGTGCGGGATATTTTGACATGTCCACGGCTCGACAATTAAATGAGATTAGTAAATTATGTAATAATGGGTCGTCAGACTAGTGGCTCCACGGCTGTGGACTCTGTTGGGTCTAATAcatttggaccccaggaagagtagctgctgccttggcaacgactaatggggatcctaataaaatacatgTAGACTGGTGTATGTGTACtgtgttgtattgtctagttCAGCTACAGGTCACATAGAACGATGCAACTGAAGTCATAATACACGTGTCTAACATGGCGTTATCTATCTTGCATTGTTACCTGTAGTGACTGGTTTTCTCTGCCCAGCTCCTGCATGGCAGCGGTTGTATCATCCAGTTTTCTACGCATCTCCACCACTTTGGACTGCagtttctccatctccctctcaccCTTCACACACCTGAAACACAGCCATTACACAGTCACAATGGTGAAAGGCTAAAAGCTACcataagaggagagagaaagagagaaaacaaCTTTAAAATCACTAACCACCTCCAACCCATCATCTGCTGCATTACAGACCAAACTGTTACGtacatgttttaagtatcccaaCAGTTCTGTTACTATGATGCTAACCCTCTGTTATTAGTACGCCTGCGCGGTTGTCTCACTGTGGATGGACCGGGCCTGAGCGCAATGGCAACCATGTACCGTGGAAATAAGGTGAAGTAAACATTATTAAACTGGAACCTAGTTGTTGTGTTATTTTAAGCTAACAAAACTACTGGAAATCAGTTCTCTCTGACACCTTGCTGGATAGGCTATCAGCCAATGTGCTCTTTTGCATGCTGTTTGGGAAGGGTCCGGTTCGTAAGGAAGCATTTtactgtttacgaagcatgtgacaaatacattttgatttgaaagACATCCATGAGGGGAGATCTAGGTGATTCCTAGCTACATTATAGTTTCTGGTAAAACCACGACATTAGCGGTAGCAATTCTGAAGACAACTTCACACCCTCACCTCTCCAGAAGCGCGCGCCTCTCGTCCTGGTTGTTCTGCACGGTGGCCTCGAGCACAGCGATCTCACCCCGCAGTTCATCAGTCTGCTTCTCCAGTTCGCCAGAGCGCCGCTGGCTGCCCTGCCACTCCCTCTTCAGCGTGGCCACATTCTCGTTGAGCGCCGTCACCTGCAGGCCCAGCCGcgcctctgtctcctctccccgCTTCGCCTGCTCCTCCCGGACTTTACGTTCTGACGCCTGGGGAGGGGTGGGAGatggggaggaggaagggggaaaGAGATGACAAGGTATTTAGAAGTTTAGAGGAGAAAAGCCACACCTACAGGAGACATACAAAACATCTGAGTGATGATACCTAAAAGACACCACCACACCTTACTGAAACACAGCAAATTACAAAAAGAGCCTGCATGGTGTCTACAAAACACAGCATTTAAAAACACTGGAGGTGTTCCACCAGCAAATAGCACTTAAATGTCAAACATCACATGTAGCTCCTTTAATAAGTGTTGATGCCCTCTGGAACGTTAGTAGGCAGGTAAACAACTAAGCGTACCAGCTGGGCCTGGACCTCCTGGGTCTCCACCTGAGACTTCTCCTCTCTCTGGGTAACACCGTCCCTGGTGGCCTGGTGCAGGGTCTTCTCCTGCTCCAGGGCTGCCTGCACCTCCTCCACATGGCCCTGCACCTCCAGCTTCTGCTGGATCAACAACTGCTTGGCCTCCCCAAGCTCCCTCAACTCCTGGGGGGGAGAAGAAAAGGGATGAGGGGGGGTggtggataggtgtaagcaatatgatGGAATTGTCTAAATTTAGCTGACACCTATCCAATCATCTCAGATCTACAGTAGTACCTAGGGGATAGGGATTGATATGGGATTCAGTTGGTTCAATTCCGAATCAACCCCTCCATCTTCCACTCAATGGACCCCTTGTAAATCTCTGGATAAGGAGAGTCTCACCTTCTCACTCCTCTCCCCGAGTGCCTTCAGCTCAGAACCCAGTCTGGTTGTGTCCTTCTCCAGGGCAGCCTTAGTCTGGCTCAGCTCCTTCACTCTGCGCCTCTCCTTCTGCAGCTCCTCCTGGGTCACACCCTGTGTGGGGGAGGGGGTTACAGCATGAGGAGAGCAACCATACAACTCACATCCTAAGTCCCATTAGGGAAGGAGACCAGGTCTGAGATGGATCAAAGTCCCCAAATATCATGACACTCTGACTATGGGTTGGAACAAGATTTACAACAACTATAACAAGAGATTCATTACACAAATCCAATCGGGACACCCCCCAGTCAGACATACAGTCGGAGTCTTCGCTCCTGGCTCTTATCAAGGAttagtttagccttttagatcataatgaacacGATTATCTGGACCGGAAACTCAGATGCTGTTTGAACACGATCCTGGGTCTGACCTGATGTTCCTGCAGCTCTTTAAGGGCTGTCTCCTGCTGGCCCAGCCTCTGGTCCCGTTTGGCAAGCTCCTGCTTCAGGGAGGCCCGGGCAGCCTCCACTTCCTGGACCTGCCCCTCAAGACCAGTCAGCTGGGTCCGGTTAGCAGCCAACTCCTCCTGGCACAGGGTCAGCCTCTCCTCAGACGCCTGGATAGAGTATACACACAGGCATGGGTCACATACAGCACACGGTTCATACAAACACACAGCCAACAGGCTCAAGTCACATACTTGAGAGGTGTGTGTGCATTCCATACTTTCAAATTGGATTAGCATTTTGTAATAAGTTTAAAAAACTATGATTTGCATGATCCTACACCTATGGTGTCCTGGTAATTGGTTAGGCAGACACTAGTCTGATGTTGATGATCAATATTTCCATGCGGTCTGATTCTGGTATCTCCATTGAACTACCTTGGTCTTCTCACATATATTCTTCACTCGCACAAAATGTCTCTCCTCATACAATTAATATTATTGTCCAACTGCCATTGACCCTGTCCTGCATCCATAGAAATATAGTAATTCCATTTATATGCCTGCATGTTCTCCCACTCACCGCGAGGTCCTGTCTGAGAGATGACACCTCTGATTCCTTGCCGTAGTAGTCAGACTGCATCTTGGCCAGTCCCTCCTGACTCTGCTCTAGGGCCTTCTGCAGCTCAGTTGTTCTGGTCCTCTCAGAACTCAGCTCCTGGCCCAGGCCTGACACCTGCTCCTTTAGACGACCCTCCTCCTCAGCCTGGAATACACACATTTAGTCCAAAACATGGAGATACATggaattaagtgtgtgtgtgtgtgtgtcttcttaCCTTCCTGGCATGTGCTCCTTGCAGCTCGCTCACTTGGCTCTCCAGTTTCTTATTTTCCTGGTTGAAGGACCCCTGGGCTGTCTTCAGCTGTCTCTGCAGCTGCTGCAcccccttctccttctctttcagGGCATCCTGGGTCTCGGTGTGCTGCTCTGTTAATACAGTCAGCTGCATCTTCAACCCTTTCTCTGCCTGCCAGTCAGACACAAAATGAAACCTTTTGTCAGAGCACGGACAATCAGGCCTTGTAAGGTatctgggtcgtgttcattagggcacaccataGCAAAAATATTTAGTGTGTTtcatattggacaaattcaggtagtccctccttgtttcattcagttttttttttcttttcatttAGTTCCTAATGAATAGGACCCTGTATTCATGTCTATGGGCTGCTTACCTCTCTGATCTTCTCCAGTTCCCCTTTGACCTCTGCCATCTCCTTGGTGGTGGCCTCTGTGGCCTTCAGCAGCTCCTGTCTGGCCATCTCCTGGGACTTCTCCTGAAACATTTTCCCATATGTACTGTTGGATTTGACCTAGTCTAGACTAATATACTTTTGGTGATAATACTGACACCAACACCAATTTGAGAAAAACAGCGCCCCTATTCATAAagggtctcagagtaggagtgctgatctacgaTCCGGTCCCCCCTGTCCCATGCAATCTTATTCATtttgatctaaaaggcaaaactgatcctagatgagCATTCCCACTCTGGGACCCTTAATGAATACGGGCCCAAGAAGCTACCGGACTCCTTCATGTTGCAGTCTGTACCTCCCACATGGAGGTCAACCACGCTACACCACACTAAACCCACCTTCTCCTCCAAGACTATCTTGCtgctcttcctctccttgtccaATTGGCTCTGGCTCTCCTTCAGGGCCTTGGAGGCTTTAGCCAGACCGTCGTTGGCCGCTGCCAGCTCTTTCCACTGGGCCTCCTTCTCCTGCATGGCCTTCTGGAGGTCTCCAGCCAAGCCCTGGGCTTTTCTGTCCAGCTCTGCCTGCCGCACCTGCCCCTCCTGGGCTAGCTTGTCCAGGCTGGCCTGGAGGGAGGTCTTCTCCTGCTCACAGCGCTCCAGCTGCTGCCGCGTGTCGCTCAGGGAGTCCGTCTTTCTCTTCAGCTCCTCCTGTAACACAGCAGCCCTGAGAGAAGCAGAGACCAGTCACAAAGAATACTGGATGTGGATCAATGACCAACAAAAATGAAATAAGCTTGGTTTATTGTCAGTAGCCAGAACCATACTTAATTTATATTCAGGTGAACTGCCTATAGACTGTCGCTGCAATGGTCATTTTCCTTGTTGACGAGAGATGGTATGTTGAACTTTGACCTTGTCATTGTGTCCGTCGGAATGGTAACCTGACTGCGACAGCATCAGAAAGGTCTACTTAGTTCTTACCCGGCCTTCTCAGTCTCTAATAGGCGACCCAGCTCCTTCAGCTCTCCCGTGACCTCTGACCCCTGCTTCTGGAGCTTCTGCACTTCCTGCTGAGCCTGCTCCCTGGCCGCCCTCAGCTCCACCCCCTCCGCTTCCGCTTTCTGTCACACACACGGACATTTCAGAGACATCACAGTGACTCCCAGTCTCTACTGCAACCCTGATACCAAGATGTGTGTATGAGCTAAAACCCTGTTCATATCATAAGAAACTAAAATCTGCACGCAAAAATGTATGAAATATGTAAAGGTAATACACACAGTGCCTCCCCCAGGAACTCCACGTGTGCACGTGTAAGCGCGTGCATGTAACTGACCTTGGCCCGTCCCTCCAGCTGCTCTATGCACTGTTCTGAGGTCAGTAGTTTGTCTTTGACCTCCTTCAAACTGGCATCCAGCTGGCCACACTGCTCATGTCTCTCTTGCAGCCTCCGGCCCTGCTCCTCTACACACGCCTGGCTCTTATTCAGCTCCTATAAGGACAGGAGAGATGAGGCATTACTAGGAATTCTCTAAAAGTGCATCCTTCCAAGCTTACTTCCTTCCTTGACGTAATCATTGACTAGATATGATTGGACATGTGAACACAAGGGCTCATCTCATGACTTTGCCCTGTACTGTCATGTCTAATCAGTGATTACTTCGAGggagggatattgttatccatgtcggcaccaacgatgttagaatgaaaaggtcagaggtcaccaagtgcaacatagcttcagcgtgtaaatcagctagaaagatgtgccGGCATCGTGTAATTGTCTCTGGcgccctcccagttagggggagtgatgagctcaacagcagagtctcacaactcaatcgctggttgaaaactgttttctgcccctcccaaaatatagagggccaattatctacaaattctgggactcacccacaaacaggaccaagcctggcctgctgaggagtgacggaatccatcctagctggagggatGCTCTCATCTtgtctacgaacatagacagggctctaactcccctagctccacaatgagatagccagcctgccagcttagtggagtctgccactagcacagtcagtgtagtcagctcagctatcacCCTTGAGAccatgtctgtgcctcgatctaggttgggcaaaactaagcatggcggtgttcgccttagcaatctcactggaataaagacctcctccattcctgtcattattgaaagagattgtgataactcacatctcaaaatagggctactaaatgttagatccctcacttccaaggcagttattgtcaatgaactaatcactgatcataatcttcatgtgattggcctgactgaaacatggcttaagcctgattaaTTTAACGAGGCCTCTCTTCCTGGTTACTCTAGTGACCATATCctccgcgcatcccgcaaaggcggaggtgttgcttaCATTTATGAAAGAAAATTtaaatttacacacacacaaaaaagactgcgttttcatcttttgagcttctagtcatgaaatctatgcagcctactcaatcactttttatagctactgtttacaggcctcctgggccataaacagcgttcctcactgagttccctgaattcctattggaccttgtagtcatggcagatgttattcaaatttttggtgactttaatattcacatggaaaagtccacagacccactccaaaaggcttatggaggagccatcatcgactcagtgggttttgtccaacatgtctaaggacctactcactgccacagtcatactctggacctagttttgtcccgtggaataaatgttgtggatctcaatgtttttcctcataatcctggactatcggaccaccattttattatatttgcaatcgcaacaaataatctgctcagaccccaaccaaggatcatcaaaatccatgctataaattctcagacaacccaaagattcctagaagCCCTTTCAGACTCCCTCCACGTACcaaaggacgtcagagtacaaaaatcagttaaccacctgaggaactcaatttaaccttgtgtAATACCCTAGATTCAGtcacacccctaaaaacaaaaaacatttgtcataagaaactagctccctggtatacagaaaatacccgagctctgaagcaagcttccagagaattcatctttccgatttggtcctgccgtacatacctacacgtacgctacgatcacaagacgcaggcctcctaactgtccctagaatttctaagcaaacagctggaggcggggctttctcctatagagctccatttttatggaatggtctgcctacccatgtgagagatgcagactcggtctcaacctttaagtctttattgaagactcatctcttcagtaggtcctatgattgagtgtagtctggcccaggagtgtgaaggtgaacggaacagcactggagcaacgaaccgcccttactgtctctgcctggccggttccacTCTCtgcactgggattctctgcctcaaaccctattacgggggctgagtcactggcttactggtgctctctacgtgatcttcctgtccgggttggcgcacccccttgggttcgtgccgtgggggagatcttcgtgggctatacttggacttgtctcaggatagtaagttggtggttgaagatatccctctagtggcctgggggctgtgctttggcaaattgggtggggttatatcctgcctgtttggccctgtcctggGGTGTCGTCGGACGGAGCCACAGTGtcccacagtgtctcccgacccctcctgtctcaggctCCAGTATtcatgctgcaatagtttgtgccgggggggctagggtcagtctgttatatctggagtatttctcctgtcttatccggtgtcctgtgtgaatttatttctctctctcaattcaattcagggggctttattggcatgggaaacatatagtaacattgccaaagcaagtgaattagaccatttttattgtttatttcacttttgtatattaacagtaaacactacactcacagaagttcaaaagaataaagacattacatatgtgttgtaacgatgtacaaatggttaaagtacaaaagggaaaataaataagcataaatatgggttgaatttacaatggtgtttgttcttcactggttgacctttccttgtggcaacaagtcacaaatcttgctactgtgatggcacactgtggtatttcacccagtagatatgggagtttatcaaaatctgGGTTTTTTCGagttctttgtggatctgtgtaatctgagggaaatatgtctctctaatatggtcattgggcaggaggttagaaagtgcagctcagtttccacctcattttgtagaAATCTCTCTCttagccctaggaccatgcctcaggactacctggcctgatgactccttgcggtccccagtccacctggtcgtgctgctgctccagtttcaactgttctgcctgcggctatggaaccctgccctcttcaccggacgtgctaccgtgtcccagacctgctgttttcaactctctagagatagcaggagtggtagagatactctgaatgatcggctatgaaaagccaactgacatttactcctgaggtgctgacctgttgcaccctctacaaccactgtgattattatttgaccctgctggtcatctatgaacatttgaacatcttggccatgttctgttataatctccacccggcac comes from the Salvelinus namaycush isolate Seneca chromosome 21, SaNama_1.0, whole genome shotgun sequence genome and includes:
- the LOC120065920 gene encoding early endosome antigen 1-like, with translation MRGYREDFILLRQELQELQTSLKEERWFSGELKKELDKVQGHLKQGQHNDGQAGSEDSALAVKLNQAETEKFNIKQMKDLFEQKAAQLATEIVDIKSRYDEEKSLREAADQRLANLIQELQRERQDKDRLHTELLQRPLVEDMEVLQKELIQVQTLMDNMTREREEESVRLKSQYEQLQADHTTSEMTISQLKAELEKGPQEAAVYTQQIHQLQSSLNNLQQQSQMLSETLGRREKEFQELEDCLGAEQASKKTAQASLHQMEMEVQELQARVAGAEASLQRAQAELGEEAGRLRREVAELEAKHGEVKAERKQLQQQREERESQGLAQQSEINQLHAKLLEAERQLGEVQGRLKEQRQLSGEKLKDREQQTADLQIKLSRTEEQLKENSSKMLDLQHQLEKAKQQHQELQGLQQNTNTKLREAQNDLEQVLRQIGDKDQKIQNLEALLQKTKDSVSQLEAEREDLVAKIQAGEGETAVLNQLQEKNHTLQTQVTHLTDKLKNQSESHKQAQDNLHKQVQEQKSLLRAAQDRAQAVETSLGELNAQLTESREKVAQLDTQLKSKTEMLLSAEAAKAAQRVDLENHLETAQHALQDKQQELNKSQACVEEQGRRLQERHEQCGQLDASLKEVKDKLLTSEQCIEQLEGRAKKAEAEGVELRAAREQAQQEVQKLQKQGSEVTGELKELGRLLETEKAGAAVLQEELKRKTDSLSDTRQQLERCEQEKTSLQASLDKLAQEGQVRQAELDRKAQGLAGDLQKAMQEKEAQWKELAAANDGLAKASKALKESQSQLDKERKSSKIVLEEKEKSQEMARQELLKATEATTKEMAEVKGELEKIREAEKGLKMQLTVLTEQHTETQDALKEKEKGVQQLQRQLKTAQGSFNQENKKLESQVSELQGAHARKAEEEGRLKEQVSGLGQELSSERTRTTELQKALEQSQEGLAKMQSDYYGKESEVSSLRQDLAASEERLTLCQEELAANRTQLTGLEGQVQEVEAARASLKQELAKRDQRLGQQETALKELQEHQGVTQEELQKERRRVKELSQTKAALEKDTTRLGSELKALGERSEKELRELGEAKQLLIQQKLEVQGHVEEVQAALEQEKTLHQATRDGVTQREEKSQVETQEVQAQLASERKVREEQAKRGEETEARLGLQVTALNENVATLKREWQGSQRRSGELEKQTDELRGEIAVLEATVQNNQDERRALLERCVKGEREMEKLQSKVVEMRRKLDDTTAAMQELGRENQSLQIKQSQSLTRKWAEDHEVQNCMACGKGFSLAIRKHHCRHCGNIFCAECSAKNALTPSSKKPVRVCETCFEDLQG